The following are encoded in a window of Streptomyces sp. 11x1 genomic DNA:
- a CDS encoding metallophosphoesterase produces the protein MVSDVHGNAHDLAGAGEGADALVCLGDLVLFLDYADHSRGIFPDLFGAENASRLVELRTARRFEEARELGVRLWAGVGEDRSAVIEKAVRKQYAELFAAFPAPTYATYGNVDMPRLWPEYAGPGTTVLDGERVEIGGRVFGFVGGGLRTPMRTPYEISDEEYAAKIEAVGEVDVLCTHIPPEVPELVYDTVARRFERGSRALLEAIRRTRPRYALFGHVHQPLARRMRIGATECVNVGHFASSGKPWALEW, from the coding sequence GGTCAGCGACGTGCACGGCAACGCGCACGATCTGGCCGGAGCGGGTGAGGGCGCCGACGCCTTGGTGTGCCTGGGCGACCTGGTCCTCTTCCTCGACTACGCCGACCACTCCCGCGGCATCTTCCCCGACCTCTTCGGCGCCGAGAACGCGTCCCGGCTCGTCGAACTGCGTACCGCCCGGCGGTTCGAGGAGGCGCGCGAACTGGGGGTCCGGCTCTGGGCGGGCGTGGGCGAGGACCGCTCCGCCGTGATCGAGAAGGCCGTGCGCAAGCAGTACGCCGAACTGTTCGCGGCCTTCCCCGCCCCGACGTACGCGACCTACGGCAATGTCGACATGCCGCGACTGTGGCCGGAGTACGCGGGACCGGGGACGACCGTCCTCGACGGCGAACGGGTGGAGATCGGCGGCCGGGTCTTCGGCTTCGTGGGCGGCGGCCTGCGCACACCCATGCGGACGCCGTACGAGATCAGCGACGAGGAGTACGCGGCCAAGATCGAGGCGGTGGGCGAGGTGGACGTGCTCTGCACCCACATCCCGCCGGAGGTGCCCGAACTGGTCTACGACACGGTGGCACGCCGCTTCGAGCGGGGGAGCCGGGCACTGCTGGAGGCGATCCGCAGGACCCGTCCCCGGTACGCGCTGTTCGGGCACGTCCACCAGCCGCTGGCCCGGCGGATGCGGATCGGGGCGACGGAGTGCGTCAACGTGGGGCATTTCGCGAGCAGCGGGAAGCCGTGGGCGTTGGAGTGGTGA
- a CDS encoding SRPBCC family protein, translating into MAEFTSSSITIEASAADVMAVIADFARYPDWTGEVKEAEVLRTDDQGRAEQVRLVMDAGAIKDDQTLGYTWTGANEVSWTLVKSQMLRSLDGSYILKPVSDSVTEVTYQLTVDVKIPMLGMIKRKAEKVIIDRALAGLKKRVESGA; encoded by the coding sequence ATGGCGGAATTCACCAGTTCGAGCATCACGATCGAGGCCTCGGCCGCCGATGTCATGGCAGTGATCGCCGACTTCGCCCGCTACCCGGACTGGACGGGTGAGGTGAAGGAGGCGGAGGTCCTCCGGACGGACGACCAGGGGCGGGCCGAGCAGGTCCGGCTGGTCATGGATGCCGGCGCGATCAAGGACGACCAGACGCTGGGGTACACCTGGACCGGGGCGAACGAGGTGTCCTGGACGCTGGTCAAGTCCCAGATGCTCCGCTCCCTCGACGGGTCCTACATCCTCAAGCCGGTGAGCGACTCGGTGACCGAGGTGACCTACCAGCTCACCGTGGACGTCAAGATCCCCATGCTCGGCATGATCAAGCGCAAGGCGGAGAAGGTCATCATCGACCGGGCGCTGGCGGGCCTGAAGAAGCGGGTGGAGTCGGGGGCGTAG
- a CDS encoding ArsA-related P-loop ATPase — translation MRTILITGQGGSGRTTVAAATALDAARAGTRTLVLSADRTDGLGAALGTATGPEPVRVAPHLTAWRPDAAAGFREDLVAFQERAASVLDLLGAGRLDAEELTPLPGAEELALLRALRDAALSEAYDLLVVDLPPAPQALALLGLPEELRRYLRRLLPPERQAARALRPVLGRLAGVPMPAEWLYETAARWDVELAAVAAIVEDPGTSVRLVAEPGPAGADHTRLAGVGFALRALPVDLLIANRVLPQGTHDTWLAGLVAQQRKALEEWGEQGGTRPVQGVAHLGRDPRGLDDLAALGVPGTGDAPARVTWPVTDNLGAEGVLVWHIPLPGAIRDELDLIRRGDELVVTAGQFRRIVPLPSALRRCTVGGAALRDGRLSIRFAPDPRLWPRTR, via the coding sequence ATGCGCACCATCCTGATCACCGGGCAAGGCGGCAGCGGCCGTACGACGGTCGCCGCGGCCACGGCGCTGGACGCGGCCCGCGCGGGCACCCGCACGCTGGTCCTGAGCGCCGACCGCACGGACGGGCTGGGCGCGGCCCTCGGCACGGCCACGGGCCCGGAGCCCGTGCGCGTCGCGCCGCACCTCACCGCCTGGCGCCCCGACGCCGCGGCCGGCTTCCGGGAGGACCTCGTCGCGTTCCAGGAGCGCGCCGCGTCCGTCCTCGACCTGCTGGGCGCGGGACGCCTGGACGCCGAGGAACTCACGCCCCTGCCCGGCGCCGAGGAACTCGCCCTGCTCCGGGCGCTGCGCGACGCCGCACTGTCGGAGGCGTACGACCTGCTCGTCGTCGACCTGCCCCCCGCCCCGCAGGCCCTCGCCCTGCTCGGCCTCCCGGAGGAACTGCGGCGGTATCTGCGCCGGCTGCTCCCGCCGGAACGGCAGGCGGCCCGGGCGCTGCGGCCGGTCCTCGGCCGTCTCGCCGGGGTGCCGATGCCCGCCGAGTGGCTGTACGAGACGGCCGCCCGCTGGGACGTCGAACTGGCCGCCGTCGCCGCGATCGTCGAGGACCCTGGCACCAGCGTGCGTCTGGTTGCGGAGCCCGGTCCGGCGGGCGCCGACCACACGCGCCTCGCGGGCGTCGGATTCGCCCTACGGGCCCTCCCCGTCGACCTGCTGATCGCCAACCGGGTCCTTCCCCAGGGCACCCACGACACCTGGCTCGCCGGCCTCGTCGCGCAGCAGCGCAAGGCGTTGGAGGAGTGGGGGGAGCAGGGCGGGACCCGCCCCGTACAGGGAGTGGCCCACCTCGGACGCGACCCCCGCGGCCTCGACGACCTCGCCGCTCTGGGCGTCCCCGGTACGGGTGACGCTCCCGCCCGGGTCACCTGGCCCGTCACCGACAACCTCGGGGCCGAGGGCGTGCTGGTGTGGCACATCCCGCTGCCCGGCGCGATACGGGACGAGCTGGATCTCATCCGGCGCGGCGACGAGTTGGTCGTCACGGCGGGCCAGTTCCGCCGTATCGTTCCGCTGCCGTCGGCACTGCGTCGCTGCACGGTCGGCGGCGCGGCCCTGCGCGACGGCCGGCTGAGCATCCGATTCGCGCCGGACCCGCGGTTGTGGCCCCGGACCCGGTGA
- a CDS encoding DUF5304 domain-containing protein, giving the protein MSEERPTSDAAGEDAAARRDAADEARTAEQARESDRARATDADAWATACEEDLNAEKARRRAQYGPPPGSAAEELRKLVDTVADKLSGLQSPLLGAVAGGAAQQMVNQVVRQAKAAVEPVIERNPDVFDHLAAAGGELLAAYRSAVEAQERRWTNRDTGHQGGRDQGDDQGPGERIDLD; this is encoded by the coding sequence ATGAGCGAAGAGCGCCCCACGTCCGACGCCGCCGGCGAGGACGCGGCCGCACGCAGGGACGCGGCCGACGAGGCGCGGACGGCCGAGCAGGCGCGCGAGAGCGACCGTGCCCGCGCCACCGACGCCGACGCCTGGGCGACGGCGTGCGAGGAGGACCTGAACGCGGAGAAGGCCCGCCGCCGCGCTCAGTACGGGCCGCCCCCGGGCTCGGCCGCCGAGGAACTGCGCAAGCTGGTCGACACCGTCGCGGACAAGCTGTCCGGACTGCAGTCGCCGTTGCTCGGCGCCGTCGCCGGCGGCGCGGCGCAGCAGATGGTCAACCAGGTCGTCCGTCAGGCCAAGGCCGCCGTCGAACCCGTCATCGAACGCAACCCGGACGTCTTCGACCATCTCGCCGCCGCGGGCGGTGAACTCCTCGCCGCGTACCGCTCCGCCGTCGAGGCCCAGGAGCGCCGCTGGACCAACCGGGACACCGGCCACCAGGGAGGCCGTGACCAGGGGGACGACCAGGGCCCCGGCGAGCGCATCGACCTGGACTGA
- a CDS encoding ROK family glucokinase — MGLTIGVDIGGTKIAAGVVDEEGNILSTHKVPTPGTPEGIVDAIAAAVEGARAGHEIVGVGIGAAGYVNRQRSQVYFAPNIDWRNEPLKEKVEARVGLPVVVENDANAAAWGEYKFGAGKGHRNVICITLGTGLGGGIIIGNKLRRGHYGVAAEFGHIRMVPDGLLCGCGSQGCWEQYASGRALVRYAKQRANATPENAELLLGLGDGTPDGIEGKHISMAARQGDPVAVDSYRELARWAGAGLADLASLFDPSAFIVGGGLSDEGELVLDPIRKSYKRWLVGGNWRPVADVIAAQLGNEAGLVGAADLAREPDPIM, encoded by the coding sequence ATGGGACTCACCATCGGCGTCGACATCGGCGGTACCAAGATCGCGGCCGGTGTGGTCGACGAGGAAGGCAACATCCTCTCGACCCACAAGGTGCCGACCCCGGGCACGCCCGAGGGGATCGTGGACGCCATCGCCGCCGCCGTCGAGGGCGCGCGAGCCGGACACGAGATCGTCGGTGTCGGCATCGGCGCGGCCGGTTACGTCAACCGGCAGCGGTCGCAGGTCTACTTCGCCCCCAACATCGACTGGCGCAACGAGCCGCTCAAGGAGAAGGTCGAGGCCCGCGTGGGCCTGCCGGTCGTCGTGGAGAATGACGCCAACGCCGCCGCCTGGGGCGAGTACAAGTTCGGCGCGGGCAAGGGCCACCGCAACGTCATCTGCATCACCCTCGGCACCGGTCTCGGCGGCGGCATCATCATCGGCAACAAGCTGCGCCGCGGGCACTACGGCGTGGCCGCCGAGTTCGGTCACATCCGGATGGTCCCCGACGGTCTGCTCTGCGGCTGCGGCAGCCAGGGCTGCTGGGAGCAGTACGCCTCCGGCCGCGCCCTCGTCCGGTACGCCAAGCAGCGCGCCAACGCCACCCCGGAGAACGCGGAGCTCCTCCTCGGCCTCGGCGACGGCACCCCCGACGGCATCGAGGGCAAGCACATCTCCATGGCCGCCCGCCAGGGCGACCCCGTCGCGGTCGACTCCTACCGCGAACTCGCCCGCTGGGCCGGCGCCGGCCTCGCCGACCTCGCCTCCCTCTTCGACCCCTCCGCCTTCATCGTCGGCGGCGGCCTGTCGGACGAGGGCGAACTGGTCCTCGACCCCATCCGCAAGTCGTACAAGCGCTGGCTCGTGGGCGGCAACTGGCGCCCGGTCGCCGACGTCATCGCCGCCCAACTGGGCAACGAGGCGGGCCTGGTGGGCGCGGCGGACCTGGCGAGAGAACCCGACCCGATCATGTAG
- a CDS encoding endonuclease/exonuclease/phosphatase family protein: protein MATTPLPNSRTDSDGSAIIRVLSYNIRSMRDDTDALARVITACAPDLVLIQEAPRFFRWRKKLARLAAASGLVTLSGGATASGPALLCGLRATVEHTEDVLLPLTPGLHRRGFATAVVRFGRARLGVLSCHLSLHQDERYEQGGMLLDHLAGMGVQHAVAGGDLNERPHGRTFRRLADELQDCWTTTPWGGEYTSTPTDPHQRIDAILATSGIEVLGCGVPVDLPGVTDDDLRAATDHLPVLAALRVPAEA from the coding sequence ATGGCGACCACCCCGCTGCCCAACTCCCGCACCGACTCCGACGGTTCGGCAATCATCCGGGTCCTCAGCTACAACATCCGCTCCATGCGTGACGACACGGACGCCCTCGCCCGAGTGATCACCGCCTGCGCCCCCGACCTGGTCCTGATCCAGGAAGCCCCCCGGTTCTTCCGCTGGCGCAAGAAGCTCGCCAGGCTCGCCGCCGCCTCCGGCCTGGTCACCCTCTCCGGCGGGGCCACCGCCTCAGGGCCCGCGCTGCTGTGCGGCCTGCGCGCCACGGTCGAGCACACCGAGGACGTCCTCCTGCCCCTCACCCCGGGCCTGCACCGACGCGGCTTCGCCACGGCGGTGGTCCGCTTCGGTCGCGCCCGTCTCGGCGTCCTGTCCTGCCACCTCTCCCTCCACCAGGACGAGCGGTACGAGCAGGGCGGCATGCTCCTGGACCACCTCGCCGGCATGGGCGTGCAGCACGCGGTCGCGGGCGGCGACCTCAACGAGCGCCCGCACGGCCGCACGTTCCGCCGCCTCGCCGACGAGCTCCAGGACTGCTGGACCACCACCCCGTGGGGCGGCGAGTACACCTCCACCCCCACCGACCCCCACCAGCGCATCGACGCGATCCTGGCCACGTCCGGCATCGAGGTCCTCGGCTGCGGCGTCCCCGTAGACCTCCCCGGCGTCACCGACGACGACCTGAGGGCGGCCACGGACCACCTGCCGGTCCTGGCCGCCCTCAGAGTCCCCGCCGAGGCCTAG
- a CDS encoding alpha/beta fold hydrolase has product MPVLPGAEPYHHEGGEVGVLLCHGFTGSPQSMRPWAEYLAERGLTVALPLLPGHGTRWEDLRPTGWQDWYAEVDRELRTLRERCTRVFVAGLSMGGALALRLAAKHGDAVAGVMVVNPANKVHGPAAHALPLLRHFVPTTKGITSDIAKEGVEELGYSHVPLHAAHSLRNFLRLVDGELPQVTQPLLLLHSPRDHVVPPVDSERVLGRVSSTDVTEILLEQSHHVATLDHDADRIFEESHAFVTRLVKGPDGPGATESEAADVKKSDAESVQQSDSGSVEQIGPGSLEQREGTATGG; this is encoded by the coding sequence GTGCCGGTCCTTCCCGGAGCCGAGCCGTACCACCACGAGGGCGGGGAGGTCGGAGTCCTCCTCTGCCACGGATTCACCGGGTCACCGCAGTCCATGCGTCCCTGGGCGGAGTATCTCGCCGAGCGTGGGCTGACCGTCGCGCTGCCCCTGCTGCCGGGCCACGGCACTCGCTGGGAGGACCTGCGCCCGACGGGCTGGCAGGACTGGTACGCGGAGGTGGACCGTGAGCTGCGGACCCTGCGTGAGCGCTGTACCCGGGTCTTCGTGGCGGGGCTGTCCATGGGCGGCGCCCTGGCGCTGCGGCTGGCCGCGAAGCACGGGGACGCGGTCGCCGGCGTGATGGTCGTCAACCCGGCGAACAAGGTGCACGGCCCGGCCGCGCACGCCCTCCCCCTGCTCCGGCACTTCGTCCCCACCACGAAGGGGATCACCAGCGACATCGCCAAGGAGGGCGTCGAGGAGCTGGGGTACAGCCATGTGCCGCTGCACGCGGCACACTCCCTGCGCAATTTCCTGCGCCTCGTCGACGGGGAACTGCCCCAGGTCACCCAGCCGTTGCTGCTGCTGCACAGCCCACGGGACCATGTGGTGCCGCCCGTCGACTCCGAGCGTGTCCTCGGCCGGGTGTCGTCGACGGACGTCACGGAGATCCTGCTGGAACAGAGCCACCACGTCGCGACGTTGGACCACGACGCGGACCGGATCTTCGAGGAGAGCCACGCGTTCGTCACCCGGCTGGTGAAGGGCCCCGACGGACCGGGCGCGACGGAGTCCGAGGCGGCGGACGTGAAGAAGTCCGACGCGGAATCCGTACAGCAGTCTGATTCGGGGTCCGTGGAGCAGATCGGTCCGGGATCCTTGGAGCAGAGGGAAGGGACGGCCACTGGTGGCTGA
- a CDS encoding 1-acyl-sn-glycerol-3-phosphate acyltransferase — translation MKVAIGGPLKVTFRPWVEGLENIPAEGAAILASNHLSFSDSFFLPAVLDRKVTFIAKAEYFTTPGVKGKLTAAFFKGVGQLPVDRSGARGAGEAAIRSGIQVIESGELFGIYPEGTRSPDGRLYRGKPGGLARVALATGAPVIPVAMIDTEKIQPPGKVLPKVMRPGIRIGKPLDFSRYQGMEHDRFVLRALTDEVMYEIMKLSGQEYVDMYATAAKRQIADAAKAEKEADKAARAALAKAEKEQAAKELREQAEKARADKDGAGEDRPAS, via the coding sequence ATGAAGGTCGCTATCGGGGGACCGCTCAAGGTCACCTTCAGGCCCTGGGTGGAGGGCCTGGAGAACATTCCGGCCGAGGGCGCCGCGATCCTCGCGAGCAACCACCTCTCCTTCTCGGACTCGTTCTTCCTCCCCGCTGTCCTGGACCGCAAGGTCACGTTCATCGCGAAGGCCGAGTACTTCACCACTCCCGGCGTCAAGGGCAAGCTGACCGCCGCCTTCTTCAAGGGCGTCGGCCAGCTCCCGGTGGACCGCTCGGGCGCGCGCGGCGCAGGTGAGGCCGCGATCAGGAGCGGCATACAGGTCATCGAGAGCGGCGAACTCTTCGGCATCTACCCCGAGGGCACCCGCTCGCCCGACGGCCGGCTCTACCGGGGCAAGCCCGGCGGCCTGGCCCGGGTGGCCCTCGCCACCGGTGCGCCGGTCATCCCCGTCGCCATGATCGACACGGAGAAGATCCAGCCCCCGGGCAAGGTCCTGCCCAAGGTCATGCGCCCCGGCATCCGCATCGGCAAGCCCCTCGACTTCAGCCGCTACCAAGGCATGGAGCACGACCGCTTCGTCCTGCGGGCGCTGACCGACGAGGTCATGTACGAGATCATGAAGCTCTCCGGCCAGGAGTACGTCGACATGTACGCGACCGCCGCCAAACGGCAGATCGCGGACGCGGCCAAGGCCGAGAAGGAGGCCGACAAGGCCGCCCGGGCCGCCCTCGCCAAGGCCGAGAAGGAACAGGCCGCCAAGGAGCTGAGGGAACAGGCCGAGAAGGCCCGCGCGGACAAGGACGGCGCGGGAGAGGACCGCCCGGCTTCGTGA
- the macS gene encoding MacS family sensor histidine kinase: MPKLERVMAMSVEQPLWRALTGYRVLTMIYAVGLFISAYDRFERPWLAVAYFAVLAGWTLVTLPKVAGAASCTKRFLAADLTIAITGILLTRLADSTARIEAGGPTLPSIWTAGAVLAFAIKGGWRWAAFASTLVAVANLIHRGAPTRDTIHNVLLVWVASIAIGYVVEVARASERTLARALEIEAATRERERLARDIHDSVLQVLAMVQRRGTALGGEAAELGRMAGEQEVALRTLVSGGLVPVSRVSEDAAQGALVRAVDAPDPSDGAGDPVDLRALLAPYAGAKVTFSEPGGSVPLAPAAARELAAAVGAALDNVRAHAGDGARAWILVEDWPDEIIVTVRDDGPGIPEGRLAQAEGEGRLGVALSIRGRLRDIGGTAELISVPGQGTEVELKVPKAAEGPKGVRGKAEKR; this comes from the coding sequence GTGCCGAAGCTCGAGCGGGTCATGGCGATGTCGGTGGAGCAGCCGCTGTGGCGTGCTCTGACCGGCTACCGGGTCCTGACGATGATCTACGCCGTCGGGCTGTTCATCAGCGCGTACGACAGGTTCGAGCGCCCCTGGCTGGCCGTCGCCTACTTCGCGGTGCTGGCCGGCTGGACGCTGGTGACCCTGCCCAAGGTCGCGGGCGCCGCCAGCTGCACCAAGCGGTTCCTCGCGGCCGACCTCACCATCGCGATCACCGGCATCCTGCTCACCCGGCTCGCCGACTCCACCGCGCGGATCGAGGCCGGCGGCCCCACGCTGCCGTCGATATGGACCGCCGGCGCCGTACTGGCCTTCGCCATCAAGGGCGGCTGGCGCTGGGCGGCCTTCGCCTCCACGCTCGTCGCCGTCGCCAATCTGATCCACCGGGGCGCCCCCACCCGCGACACCATCCACAACGTCCTGCTGGTCTGGGTGGCCTCCATCGCCATCGGCTACGTCGTCGAGGTCGCCCGGGCCTCCGAGCGCACCCTCGCCCGAGCCCTGGAGATCGAGGCCGCCACCCGTGAACGGGAGCGTCTGGCCCGGGACATCCACGACAGCGTGCTCCAGGTGCTCGCCATGGTCCAGCGGCGCGGCACCGCCCTCGGCGGCGAGGCGGCCGAACTGGGCCGGATGGCGGGCGAGCAGGAGGTCGCGCTGCGCACTCTCGTCTCCGGCGGTCTGGTCCCCGTCTCCCGGGTCTCGGAGGACGCGGCCCAGGGAGCCCTCGTACGCGCGGTGGACGCACCGGACCCGTCCGACGGCGCCGGGGATCCCGTGGACCTACGGGCCCTGCTCGCCCCCTACGCCGGCGCGAAGGTCACCTTCTCCGAGCCCGGCGGCTCGGTGCCGCTCGCTCCGGCGGCGGCGCGGGAGCTGGCGGCGGCGGTCGGCGCCGCCCTGGACAATGTACGCGCGCACGCGGGCGACGGGGCCCGGGCGTGGATCCTGGTCGAGGACTGGCCGGACGAGATCATCGTGACGGTACGGGACGACGGCCCCGGCATCCCCGAGGGGCGGCTCGCCCAGGCCGAGGGTGAGGGGCGGCTCGGGGTGGCCCTCTCCATCCGGGGGCGGCTGCGCGACATCGGCGGCACGGCCGAGCTGATCTCGGTCCCGGGCCAGGGCACGGAAGTCGAACTGAAGGTACCCAAGGCCGCAGAGGGGCCGAAGGGCGTGCGGGGGAAGGCGGAGAAGCGGTGA
- a CDS encoding response regulator gives MVVDDHPMWRDAVARDLSESGFDVVATAGDGEQAVRRAHAAAPDVLVLDLNLPAKPGVQVCKELVGANPALRVLVLSASGEHADVLEAVKSGATGYLLKSASTEELIDAVRRTAAGDPVFTPGLAGLVLGEYRRLASEPAPAPGADEPKAPQLTDRETEVLRLVAKGLSYKQIAERLVISHRTVQNHVQNTLGKLQLHNRVELVRYAIERGLDDE, from the coding sequence ATGGTCGTCGACGACCACCCCATGTGGCGCGATGCCGTCGCCCGTGACCTGTCCGAGTCGGGCTTCGACGTGGTGGCGACGGCGGGCGACGGCGAGCAGGCGGTCCGGCGCGCCCACGCCGCCGCACCGGACGTCCTCGTCCTGGACCTGAACCTGCCCGCGAAGCCGGGTGTGCAGGTCTGCAAGGAACTCGTGGGGGCCAACCCCGCTCTGCGTGTCCTCGTGCTGTCCGCGAGCGGGGAGCACGCGGACGTCCTGGAGGCGGTGAAGTCCGGCGCGACCGGCTATCTGCTGAAGTCGGCGTCCACGGAGGAGCTGATCGACGCCGTACGCCGCACCGCCGCCGGCGACCCCGTCTTCACCCCCGGCCTGGCGGGCCTGGTGCTCGGCGAGTACCGCCGCCTCGCCTCCGAACCCGCTCCCGCGCCGGGCGCCGACGAGCCGAAGGCCCCGCAACTCACCGACCGTGAGACGGAGGTGCTGCGGCTTGTCGCCAAGGGGCTGAGCTACAAGCAGATCGCCGAGCGCCTCGTCATCTCGCACCGCACGGTCCAGAACCACGTCCAGAACACCCTCGGCAAGCTCCAACTCCACAACCGGGTGGAGCTGGTCCGCTATGCCATAGAGCGTGGTCTCGACGACGAGTAA
- a CDS encoding 6-phosphofructokinase has translation MRVGVLTGGGDCPGLNAVIRGVVRKGVQEYGYDFVGFRDGWRGPLENDTVRLDIPAVRGILPRGGTILGSSRTNPLKEENGIRRIKENLVKQDVEALIAIGGEDTLGVAARLSDEYGVPCVGVPKTIDNDLSATDYTFGFDTAVGIATEAIDRLHTTAESHMRVLVVEVMGRHAGWIAIHSGLAGGANVILIPEQRFDVDKVCAWVTSRFKASYAPIVVVAEGAMPKDGEMVLKDGSLDSFGHVRLSGVGEWLAKEIERRTGKEARTTVLGHVQRGGTPSAFDRWLATRFGLHAIDAVRDRDFGKMVALRGTDIVRVPIADATARLKTVDPELYEEVGVFFG, from the coding sequence ATGCGCGTCGGAGTACTGACCGGAGGCGGCGACTGCCCCGGGCTCAACGCCGTCATCCGGGGCGTCGTCCGCAAGGGCGTGCAGGAGTACGGCTACGACTTCGTCGGCTTCCGGGACGGCTGGCGGGGACCACTGGAGAACGACACCGTCCGCCTCGACATCCCCGCCGTGCGCGGCATCCTGCCCCGCGGCGGCACGATCCTCGGCTCCTCGCGCACCAACCCGCTCAAGGAGGAGAACGGCATTCGCCGGATCAAGGAGAACCTCGTCAAGCAGGACGTCGAGGCGCTCATCGCGATCGGCGGTGAGGACACGCTCGGGGTGGCCGCGCGGCTGTCGGACGAGTACGGCGTGCCGTGCGTGGGCGTCCCGAAGACGATCGACAACGACCTCTCCGCCACGGACTACACCTTCGGCTTCGACACGGCGGTCGGCATCGCCACGGAGGCGATCGACCGCCTCCACACCACCGCCGAGTCGCACATGCGCGTCCTGGTGGTGGAGGTGATGGGCCGTCACGCCGGCTGGATCGCCATCCACTCCGGTCTCGCGGGCGGCGCCAACGTCATCCTCATCCCCGAGCAGCGCTTCGACGTCGACAAGGTGTGCGCCTGGGTGACGTCCCGCTTCAAGGCCTCGTACGCGCCCATCGTGGTCGTCGCGGAGGGGGCCATGCCGAAGGACGGCGAGATGGTCCTCAAGGACGGCTCGCTCGACTCCTTCGGCCACGTCCGTCTCTCCGGTGTGGGCGAGTGGCTGGCCAAGGAGATCGAGAGGCGGACGGGCAAGGAGGCCCGCACGACCGTCCTGGGCCACGTCCAGCGCGGCGGGACGCCCTCGGCGTTCGACCGGTGGCTCGCTACGCGCTTCGGCCTCCACGCGATCGACGCCGTGCGCGACCGTGACTTCGGCAAGATGGTCGCCCTCCGTGGCACCGACATCGTCCGCGTCCCGATCGCCGACGCGACGGCCCGCCTGAAGACGGTCGACCCGGAGCTGTACGAGGAGGTCGGCGTCTTCTTCGGCTGA